A DNA window from candidate division KSB1 bacterium contains the following coding sequences:
- a CDS encoding MoxR family ATPase: protein MNVDIQAINEKIRRESAFVEKLTREIGKVIVGQKYMVERLLVGLLSNGHILLEGVPGLAKTLAVKTLSAAIQTKFQRIQFTPDLLPADLIGTLIYDQRNGQFTTKKGPIFANLILADEINRSPAKVQSALLEAMMERQVTIGENTFKLDDPFLVLATQNPIEQEGTYPLPEAQVDRFMLKLAIGYPNKEEELEIMRRMTRGHPVQVTPVVQPEDIRRARQVVTEVYIDEKIERYIIDLVFATREPKKYGLAELEDLIQFGASPRASIFLAQAAKAHAFLRGRGYVTPEDVRSIGLDVMRHRIILTYEAEAEEKTTEYVMAQVLSRIEVP, encoded by the coding sequence ATGAACGTTGACATTCAAGCCATCAACGAGAAAATTCGACGCGAAAGTGCCTTTGTTGAAAAGCTCACCAGGGAAATCGGCAAAGTGATCGTCGGCCAGAAATACATGGTCGAACGCCTGCTGGTGGGCTTGCTGAGCAACGGCCATATTCTGCTGGAGGGCGTGCCCGGCCTGGCCAAGACGCTCGCCGTCAAGACCCTGTCGGCGGCGATTCAAACCAAATTTCAACGCATTCAATTCACCCCTGATCTCCTGCCCGCCGACCTGATTGGTACGCTGATCTACGACCAGCGCAACGGCCAGTTCACCACCAAGAAGGGCCCGATCTTCGCCAATCTCATCCTTGCCGACGAGATCAACCGTTCGCCGGCCAAGGTGCAATCCGCCCTGCTGGAAGCGATGATGGAACGCCAGGTGACCATCGGGGAGAACACCTTCAAGCTCGATGATCCGTTTTTGGTGCTGGCGACGCAAAATCCCATCGAGCAGGAGGGCACCTATCCGCTGCCTGAAGCGCAGGTGGATCGTTTCATGTTGAAGCTCGCCATCGGTTATCCCAACAAGGAGGAAGAGCTGGAGATCATGCGGCGGATGACGCGCGGCCATCCCGTCCAGGTCACGCCGGTGGTGCAGCCGGAGGACATTCGCCGCGCCCGCCAGGTGGTCACCGAAGTTTACATTGATGAAAAAATCGAACGCTACATCATCGACCTGGTTTTTGCCACGCGCGAGCCGAAAAAATATGGTCTGGCGGAGCTCGAGGATTTGATTCAATTCGGTGCCAGCCCGCGCGCCAGCATCTTTCTGGCGCAAGCTGCCAAGGCGCATGCTTTTCTGCGCGGCCGCGGGTATGTCACCCCCGAAGATGTGCGCTCCATTGGCCTGGATGTCATGCGTCATCGCATCATTTTGACCTACGAAGCCGAAGCCGAGGAGAAAACCACCGAGTATGTGATGGCGCAGGTGTTGAGCAGGATCGAAGTGCCGTGA
- the dnaK gene encoding molecular chaperone DnaK, which yields MGKIIGIDLGTTNSCVAVMEGGEPVVIPNSEGSRTTPSVVAFSKNGERLVGQVAKRQAITNPANTIYSIKRFMGRRYSEVKRERESVPYTVVSGKNDVAMVRIGDKEYSPQEISAMILQKMKQTAEDYLGEKVTEAVITVPAYFNDSQRQATKEAGEIAGLTVKRIINEPTAASLAYGLDKKKDEKIAVFDLGGGTFDISILEIGDGVFEVKATNGDTHLGGDDFDQRIIDWLVAEFRKQEGVDLSKDPMALQRLKEAAEKAKCELSTVMQTDINLPFITATNAGPKHMQITLTRSKFEQLCDDLFERTIGPCEAALRDADLRTSDIDEVVLVGGSTRMPKVQDIVRRLFGKEPHKGVNPDEVVAVGAAIQGGVLAGDVKDVLLLDVTPLSLGIETLGGVTTKLIERNTTIPCKKSEIFSTAADNQTQVEIHVLQGEREMAIDNRTLGRFILDGIPPAPRGVPQIEVTFDIDANGILHVSARDKATGKEQSIRIEASTGLSKEEIARMERDAREHAAEDKKRRELVETRNRADQLIYQTEKNIRDMGEKLDASSRERLEAAVKKIREVMKSERTEDIKAAAEELNNIWNQVSTRMYEAASAAGRQTSTNGGAGKGKVEEADFEVVDEGSSKN from the coding sequence ATGGGCAAAATTATCGGCATTGACCTGGGCACAACCAATTCGTGCGTGGCGGTCATGGAAGGCGGCGAGCCGGTGGTGATCCCGAACTCGGAAGGCTCGCGCACCACGCCTTCGGTGGTGGCCTTCTCCAAGAATGGCGAGCGCCTGGTGGGGCAGGTGGCGAAACGCCAGGCCATCACCAACCCGGCCAACACGATTTATTCAATCAAGCGTTTCATGGGACGCCGCTACAGCGAAGTCAAGCGCGAGCGCGAGTCGGTTCCCTACACTGTGGTGTCTGGCAAAAATGATGTGGCCATGGTACGCATCGGTGACAAGGAATACTCGCCGCAGGAAATCTCGGCGATGATTCTGCAAAAAATGAAACAAACCGCGGAAGACTATCTCGGTGAAAAAGTCACCGAGGCGGTGATCACCGTCCCCGCCTATTTCAACGACAGCCAGCGCCAGGCCACCAAAGAAGCGGGCGAAATCGCCGGTTTGACGGTGAAACGCATCATCAATGAGCCCACGGCCGCTTCCCTGGCTTACGGCTTGGACAAGAAAAAGGACGAAAAGATCGCGGTATTCGACCTGGGCGGCGGCACTTTTGACATCAGCATTCTGGAGATCGGCGACGGGGTGTTTGAAGTAAAGGCAACCAACGGTGACACCCATCTCGGCGGCGACGATTTCGACCAGCGCATCATCGACTGGCTGGTGGCGGAATTTCGCAAGCAGGAGGGCGTCGATCTCTCCAAGGATCCCATGGCGCTGCAGCGCCTGAAGGAAGCGGCGGAAAAGGCGAAGTGCGAGCTGTCCACCGTCATGCAGACCGACATCAATCTGCCGTTCATCACCGCCACCAACGCCGGCCCCAAGCACATGCAAATCACGCTGACGCGCTCGAAGTTCGAGCAGCTCTGCGATGACTTGTTCGAACGCACCATCGGCCCCTGCGAAGCCGCCCTGCGGGATGCGGATTTGCGCACCAGCGATATCGATGAGGTCGTGCTGGTGGGCGGCTCGACGCGCATGCCGAAGGTGCAGGACATTGTGCGCCGGTTGTTCGGCAAAGAGCCGCACAAGGGCGTCAACCCCGATGAAGTGGTGGCGGTCGGCGCCGCGATTCAAGGCGGCGTGCTCGCCGGCGACGTGAAAGACGTGCTGCTGCTCGATGTCACCCCCCTGTCTCTCGGCATTGAAACCCTGGGCGGCGTGACCACCAAGCTGATCGAGCGCAACACCACCATCCCCTGCAAGAAGTCGGAAATCTTCTCGACCGCCGCCGACAATCAAACCCAGGTGGAGATTCACGTGCTGCAGGGCGAGCGCGAGATGGCGATCGACAACCGCACCCTGGGGCGTTTCATCCTCGACGGCATTCCGCCCGCGCCGCGTGGTGTGCCGCAAATCGAAGTCACCTTTGACATCGATGCCAACGGCATCCTGCACGTCTCCGCACGCGACAAGGCCACAGGCAAGGAGCAGTCGATTCGCATCGAAGCCTCGACTGGTCTGAGCAAGGAGGAAATCGCCAGGATGGAACGCGACGCCCGCGAACATGCGGCGGAGGACAAGAAACGGCGTGAGCTGGTGGAGACCCGCAACCGCGCCGATCAGCTCATCTATCAAACCGAGAAAAACATCCGCGACATGGGCGAGAAGCTCGATGCCTCCTCCCGGGAGCGGCTGGAAGCCGCGGTCAAAAAGATTCGCGAGGTGATGAAGTCCGAACGGACCGAAGACATCAAAGCGGCCGCCGAAGAGCTCAACAACATTTGGAATCAGGTCTCGACCCGCATGTACGAAGCCGCCAGCGCGGCTGGCAGGCAAACCAGCACCAATGGCGGTGCCGGCAAGGGCAAAGTCGAGGAAGCAGATTTCGAAGTTGTTGACGAAGGCTCCAGCAAGAACTGA
- a CDS encoding TraR/DksA family transcriptional regulator produces MDKKKLEYYESRLLQERERILRALNQNEDDFEGSTMTRSAEFEESAKLDRDREYISGLLTKDTDILSEIEDALKRIKEGTYGYCIDTGKEIPESRLEAMPWTPRCREAQEAYERRRAAGEEDFYSDKR; encoded by the coding sequence ATGGATAAAAAGAAGCTCGAATATTACGAGTCACGACTGCTGCAGGAGCGCGAGCGTATTTTGCGCGCGCTCAACCAGAATGAGGATGACTTCGAAGGCTCGACCATGACCCGGAGTGCGGAATTCGAAGAATCGGCCAAGCTCGATCGTGATCGCGAGTACATTTCCGGGCTTTTGACCAAGGACACCGACATCCTTTCCGAGATCGAAGACGCCCTCAAGAGAATCAAGGAAGGCACCTATGGCTACTGCATTGACACTGGAAAGGAGATCCCAGAATCCCGCCTGGAAGCCATGCCCTGGACGCCGCGCTGTCGCGAAGCGCAAGAAGCGTATGAGCGTCGCCGGGCAGCGGGTGAAGAAGATTTTTACAGCGACAAGCGGTGA
- a CDS encoding S8 family serine peptidase yields the protein MMKSSSSNLWTGWLFAVLLALAGAASNAEAAGGPAPLPPGWGHVPGRVMIKLKHGHKSMATLQAIMHAYGATAATPAFSNVKNRSLAQRADIGLDRIFTLLVPEPSDVMQLAARLNRHPAVEYAEPVYLIPLDVAGEPQPVAAPLSAPLLIPNDPHYSQQQHLPQIKAPEAWEVAKGSSDVIVAIIDTGTDWNHPDLVDNIWSNVDEALDGIDNDGNGFVDDIRGWDFVDNITDVANGEDGDTPDNDPMDFNGHGTHTSGLAAAVTDNGIGVAAISWNVTVMPLRIGWQNTSGQGLGRSDWMAQAFIYAADNGAHVASLSYGNSEIVVDGARYAFENGVVVVCSAGNGDSEAGNPLPLAPFALSVAALTEQDRKASYSSYGDWVKVSAPGGDQPGGRIGILSTVFNDGYAFYSGTSMAAPLTAGLAAVIKSQHPNWTPSQVILQVAETADDIDALNPRYLGKLGTGRINTLRALGETVTALPRIRLAASTTSDIIGGNGNGMLEAGETASLVVTLENNWGYATNLRGTLTSRDWAVTVTKASANYGSLAGLSNLNQNTKANTADPFTIAILPDAFPHRALLTLELNADNGYHDSLELTLGISPSILVVDDDDGNNNVESYYTRVLDSLGLGFEMHDHVRHGTPAFEKMKGYATVIWLCEWQFPALDSTDRAELGKYLDAGGSLFISGQDIGWDLCDQNHAGSTNEFDRSGGQSLTFYESRLHARYLADDSDFSSLTGVSGDPIGDGLRFDVFQPGRLASQQFPSEIEALAPAVSIFNYGNGRSGAVRYAGDYRVVNFAFGGYEAIVDSLVREQVMLRVVNWLNGFVFEHEPLRDTEDFVQPRSVTARITSTLSPLQEVVLYWDVDGAFPFNKVVMSPDAEGNYRGEIPAQSNKTVEYFILARTQKGFSAPFQIYSYRSAADHTPPVLTNLTTLHNVIDNAGPFAVTVEVSDNLGVNADRVWLHYRTSSGLRDSTKLAAGGGSAFTGALSGGFAYGDTVSYYVSAYDVAAAANRGVTPEKSFIVGMEDFENGLHAWQVEPNRWGLTRQRRADGLWAASSNPGTLYAVNVNSAMTLNLPLDFSKLSAATLYFSEQHYFSANQEDFGVVEISADGGQNWAQLTDQFRGTQAQWRERGFSMNAYTGAGFNNVRIRFRIQTDGNPAAASAGWFVDRVRIVAGVTVAVNDREASSPIPVDFTLGQSYPNPFAHNLSSISGNAAQATIAYSLPQSAVVKLMIYDVLGHQVATLVSGPQPAGTHFATWNGRDALGRPVASGIYFYRMEAITAQGGREFRAVRRLLVLQ from the coding sequence ATGATGAAAAGCAGTTCTTCGAATCTCTGGACGGGCTGGCTGTTTGCGGTTTTGCTGGCGCTTGCAGGTGCAGCGTCGAATGCTGAAGCGGCGGGCGGGCCTGCCCCGCTGCCACCGGGCTGGGGCCATGTCCCCGGACGGGTGATGATCAAGCTCAAGCACGGACATAAGAGCATGGCAACGTTGCAGGCCATCATGCATGCGTATGGCGCCACTGCTGCCACCCCCGCCTTCAGCAACGTAAAGAACCGCAGCCTGGCGCAGCGCGCCGACATCGGTTTGGATCGTATCTTTACACTGCTCGTGCCGGAGCCGAGCGACGTGATGCAGTTGGCCGCCCGGCTCAATCGCCATCCCGCGGTGGAATATGCCGAGCCGGTCTACCTGATTCCGCTGGATGTGGCCGGCGAGCCGCAGCCGGTTGCCGCGCCGCTATCCGCCCCACTCCTCATCCCCAATGACCCGCACTACTCCCAGCAACAGCATCTGCCACAAATCAAGGCGCCAGAAGCATGGGAGGTGGCCAAAGGCAGCTCGGATGTCATCGTCGCGATCATCGACACCGGAACGGACTGGAATCATCCGGATTTGGTGGACAACATCTGGAGCAACGTCGATGAAGCCCTCGACGGCATTGACAATGATGGCAACGGCTTCGTTGACGATATCCGCGGCTGGGATTTCGTGGACAACATCACCGATGTCGCCAACGGTGAAGATGGCGACACACCGGACAATGACCCCATGGATTTCAACGGCCACGGCACGCACACCTCCGGCCTGGCCGCCGCAGTGACCGACAACGGCATCGGCGTCGCCGCCATCTCGTGGAACGTGACCGTCATGCCGCTGCGCATCGGCTGGCAAAACACCAGCGGTCAGGGTCTCGGTCGTTCGGACTGGATGGCGCAGGCGTTCATCTATGCGGCAGACAATGGCGCGCATGTTGCCAGTTTGAGCTATGGCAACTCCGAAATCGTGGTGGACGGCGCGCGCTATGCCTTTGAAAATGGCGTGGTGGTGGTCTGTTCCGCTGGTAATGGCGACTCGGAAGCCGGCAATCCGCTGCCCTTGGCGCCGTTTGCACTTTCGGTCGCGGCCCTCACTGAGCAGGATCGCAAAGCCTCGTATTCATCCTACGGAGATTGGGTGAAAGTTTCGGCGCCCGGTGGCGATCAGCCCGGCGGCCGCATTGGCATTTTGAGCACGGTATTCAACGATGGCTATGCGTTTTACTCCGGCACTTCGATGGCGGCGCCGCTCACCGCGGGTTTGGCGGCTGTGATCAAATCCCAGCATCCCAACTGGACGCCGTCGCAGGTGATATTGCAAGTCGCGGAAACCGCGGACGACATTGACGCCCTCAACCCCAGATATCTCGGCAAGCTCGGCACCGGCCGCATCAACACGCTGCGCGCCCTGGGCGAGACGGTGACTGCCCTGCCGCGCATCCGGCTGGCTGCCTCGACGACTTCCGATATCATTGGCGGCAATGGTAATGGCATGCTCGAAGCCGGTGAAACCGCCTCCCTGGTCGTGACGCTGGAAAACAATTGGGGCTATGCCACCAACCTCCGTGGCACGCTCACCAGCAGGGATTGGGCCGTGACGGTCACCAAAGCCTCCGCCAATTATGGCAGCCTGGCCGGGCTCTCCAATCTCAATCAGAACACCAAAGCCAACACCGCCGATCCCTTCACCATTGCAATCCTGCCGGACGCGTTTCCACATCGCGCACTGTTGACACTGGAGCTGAACGCCGACAACGGTTATCACGACAGCCTGGAGCTTACCCTTGGCATCAGCCCCTCCATTCTCGTTGTGGATGATGATGATGGCAACAACAACGTCGAGTCGTACTATACGCGCGTGCTCGACAGCCTCGGCCTCGGCTTTGAAATGCACGATCATGTACGCCACGGCACGCCTGCGTTCGAGAAGATGAAGGGCTATGCCACCGTCATTTGGCTGTGTGAGTGGCAGTTCCCCGCGCTCGATTCGACCGATCGTGCCGAACTCGGGAAATATCTCGATGCCGGCGGTTCTCTCTTCATTTCCGGGCAGGACATTGGTTGGGACCTGTGCGATCAGAACCATGCGGGCTCCACCAATGAATTCGACCGCTCGGGCGGCCAGTCGCTGACCTTCTATGAGAGCCGGCTGCATGCCCGCTACCTTGCCGATGATTCGGATTTTTCCTCGCTCACCGGCGTCAGCGGCGATCCCATCGGTGATGGCTTGCGCTTTGACGTGTTCCAACCCGGCCGTTTGGCCAGTCAGCAGTTTCCCAGCGAGATCGAGGCCCTTGCTCCGGCGGTGAGCATCTTCAATTACGGCAATGGCCGCTCGGGCGCAGTGCGCTATGCCGGTGATTATCGCGTGGTGAATTTTGCCTTTGGTGGCTATGAAGCCATCGTCGATTCGCTGGTGCGCGAGCAGGTGATGCTGCGGGTGGTCAACTGGCTCAACGGTTTTGTCTTTGAACACGAACCGCTGCGCGACACCGAAGATTTCGTGCAGCCGCGTTCCGTCACTGCACGCATCACTTCCACCCTGAGCCCGCTGCAGGAAGTTGTGCTTTACTGGGATGTCGACGGCGCTTTCCCGTTCAACAAAGTCGTCATGTCGCCGGATGCCGAAGGCAATTATCGCGGCGAAATTCCGGCGCAGTCGAACAAGACGGTCGAATACTTCATCCTGGCGCGCACGCAGAAGGGTTTCTCCGCGCCGTTTCAAATCTACTCCTATCGCTCTGCGGCTGATCACACACCGCCGGTACTCACCAACCTCACCACGCTGCACAATGTGATCGACAATGCCGGCCCGTTCGCCGTGACGGTGGAGGTGAGTGACAATCTGGGAGTGAATGCCGACAGGGTGTGGCTGCACTATCGCACGAGCTCCGGGCTGCGTGACAGCACGAAGCTGGCGGCCGGTGGCGGCTCCGCTTTTACCGGTGCACTTTCCGGCGGCTTTGCCTATGGCGACACCGTGAGTTATTATGTCAGCGCATACGACGTGGCGGCCGCCGCCAATCGCGGCGTCACGCCGGAGAAAAGCTTCATTGTGGGCATGGAGGATTTTGAGAACGGCTTGCATGCCTGGCAGGTGGAGCCCAATCGCTGGGGCTTGACCCGGCAACGCCGCGCCGACGGCTTGTGGGCAGCCTCCAGCAACCCCGGCACCCTCTACGCTGTCAATGTCAACTCTGCGATGACGCTCAACCTCCCGCTCGATTTCAGCAAGCTCTCCGCAGCCACGCTGTATTTTTCCGAGCAGCATTATTTCTCCGCCAATCAGGAAGACTTCGGAGTGGTGGAAATCAGCGCCGATGGCGGGCAAAATTGGGCGCAGCTCACGGATCAGTTCCGCGGGACGCAAGCGCAGTGGCGCGAGCGCGGTTTCTCCATGAATGCCTACACCGGCGCCGGCTTCAACAATGTCCGGATTCGGTTTCGCATTCAGACCGATGGCAACCCTGCCGCTGCTTCCGCCGGCTGGTTTGTGGATCGGGTGCGCATCGTTGCGGGTGTCACCGTGGCGGTGAATGATCGCGAAGCATCCTCCCCAATACCGGTGGATTTCACTCTGGGCCAAAGCTATCCCAATCCCTTTGCGCACAATCTGTCATCGATCTCCGGCAATGCCGCGCAGGCAACGATTGCCTACAGCCTGCCGCAAAGTGCCGTGGTCAAACTCATGATCTATGACGTGTTGGGTCACCAGGTTGCCACCCTGGTATCCGGTCCGCAGCCGGCCGGCACTCACTTCGCCACCTGGAACGGCAGGGATGCACTGGGCCGGCCGGTGGCAAGTGGGATCTATTTCTATCGCATGGAAGCAATCACGGCACAAGGCGGCCGTGAATTTCGTGCGGTACGCCGCCTGCTGGTGCTGCAATAG
- a CDS encoding Do family serine endopeptidase produces the protein MAKYKTLGVMALMLALGALAGLIIASNFNWTRAGLAENTPGVTPVAPAQAATELSGEADLAATSKAYVAVAKRVMPTVVSITSEKVMRVRNPFTEFFHEEWWGRRRGRGEREFRQEGLGSGVIISPDGYVLTNNHVIRESDAIAVLIEKKSYTAKIIGTDPKTDLAVIKIDATNLPVARLGDSDALEVGELVLAVGSPFSLQLAHSVTAGIVSGKGRTQVGVGDIDYEDFIQTDAAINPGNSGGALVNLRGEVVGINTAIVSGGWGGGNVGIGFAIPINLARQIMTQLIETGKVVRGWLGVNIQSVDEEVAREMKLPTTDGALVTRVMPGSPAEKAGMQEEDFVVTINETPIRDQNHLMNVVASYRPGTTVRVKLIRDGRERVLTVKLGKRPEDPEQAVTSAAPRAEALGLVVADLTEKLAGEFDLTESSGVVVIEVEPGSAADEEGIRPGDIIKEVDRKPVRTVAEYRQVLAAGRERKVVLLRIARRDANFFVALKKGND, from the coding sequence ATGGCGAAATATAAAACCCTCGGTGTTATGGCGCTCATGCTGGCTCTCGGCGCGCTGGCCGGTTTGATTATCGCCTCCAACTTCAATTGGACCAGGGCCGGCTTGGCGGAAAACACGCCCGGGGTGACGCCCGTCGCTCCAGCACAAGCCGCGACGGAACTTTCCGGAGAGGCCGATCTCGCCGCCACCAGTAAAGCCTATGTGGCCGTGGCCAAGCGCGTGATGCCGACGGTGGTGAGCATCACCAGCGAGAAGGTGATGCGCGTGCGCAATCCCTTCACCGAGTTTTTTCACGAGGAGTGGTGGGGCCGGCGCCGTGGCCGCGGTGAGCGGGAATTCCGCCAGGAGGGTTTGGGCTCGGGCGTCATCATCAGCCCCGATGGTTATGTGCTCACCAACAATCATGTCATCCGCGAGTCGGATGCGATCGCGGTGTTGATCGAAAAGAAGAGCTACACCGCGAAAATCATCGGTACCGATCCCAAAACCGATTTGGCTGTGATCAAAATCGACGCCACCAACCTGCCGGTCGCGCGCCTGGGTGATTCCGATGCGCTGGAAGTCGGTGAGTTGGTCCTGGCGGTGGGCAGTCCGTTTTCCCTGCAGCTCGCCCATTCTGTCACGGCCGGCATTGTCAGTGGCAAGGGCCGCACGCAAGTGGGCGTGGGCGATATCGATTATGAGGATTTCATACAAACCGACGCGGCCATCAATCCCGGCAACAGTGGAGGGGCACTGGTCAACCTGCGCGGCGAGGTGGTGGGCATCAACACTGCCATAGTTTCGGGCGGCTGGGGCGGGGGCAATGTCGGCATCGGGTTCGCCATCCCGATCAACCTGGCCCGCCAGATCATGACCCAGCTCATTGAGACCGGCAAAGTCGTGCGCGGCTGGCTGGGCGTCAACATTCAAAGCGTCGATGAAGAGGTCGCCCGTGAAATGAAACTGCCCACCACCGATGGCGCCCTGGTCACCCGGGTGATGCCCGGCAGCCCCGCTGAAAAAGCCGGCATGCAGGAGGAGGATTTTGTGGTGACGATCAACGAAACGCCGATTCGCGACCAAAATCATCTTATGAATGTTGTAGCCAGTTACCGGCCCGGCACCACGGTGCGGGTGAAGCTGATCCGTGACGGTCGCGAGCGCGTGCTCACGGTGAAACTGGGGAAACGACCGGAAGATCCTGAACAGGCAGTGACTTCCGCTGCGCCGCGTGCCGAAGCCCTGGGTTTGGTGGTGGCAGATTTGACCGAGAAACTTGCCGGCGAATTCGACCTGACGGAGTCGAGCGGGGTTGTTGTCATCGAAGTGGAACCCGGCAGTGCAGCCGACGAGGAGGGCATTCGTCCCGGTGATATCATCAAAGAAGTGGACCGCAAGCCGGTGCGCACGGTGGCAGAGTATCGTCAGGTGCTGGCGGCGGGCCGGGAACGCAAAGTGGTTTTGCTGCGCATCGCACGGCGGGATGCCAATTTCTTTGTTGCATTGAAGAAGGGGAATGATTAG
- a CDS encoding DUF190 domain-containing protein gives MVLPEEGYLLRLFIGESDKHEGKPLYEWLVLQARAHGLAGATVLRGMMGFGAHSRIHTFKIERLSEDLPIIVEIVDTREKLERFMTVVDDALQGGLATLEKAQIRFYRSGTAQV, from the coding sequence GTGGTTTTGCCCGAAGAAGGTTACTTGCTGCGCCTGTTCATCGGCGAGAGCGACAAACATGAGGGCAAGCCGCTCTATGAATGGCTGGTGCTGCAGGCGCGCGCGCACGGCCTGGCGGGTGCGACGGTGCTGCGCGGAATGATGGGGTTCGGCGCCCACAGCCGGATTCATACCTTCAAGATCGAGCGGCTGTCCGAAGACCTCCCCATCATCGTCGAAATTGTCGACACCCGGGAGAAGCTGGAACGCTTCATGACCGTGGTGGATGACGCCCTGCAAGGCGGCCTGGCAACGCTGGAAAAAGCGCAGATTCGGTTCTATCGCAGCGGCACGGCGCAAGTCTGA
- the crcB gene encoding fluoride efflux transporter CrcB, whose product MLKIILVGIGGFAGSILRYLLSGYVQQLAKDSGFPLGTAAVNLAGCLVIGLLAQLAERHGFLTMEARLLIVIGFLGGFTTFSTFTNETMNLLRNGEVLAALVNLHVHFVLGLAAVWLGRVLAYLLWR is encoded by the coding sequence ATGCTCAAAATCATTCTGGTGGGCATCGGCGGTTTTGCCGGCTCCATCCTGCGTTATCTCTTGAGTGGCTATGTTCAGCAATTGGCTAAGGACTCCGGGTTTCCCCTGGGCACGGCTGCGGTCAATCTCGCTGGATGCCTGGTGATCGGGCTGCTCGCGCAACTGGCCGAGCGGCACGGCTTTCTCACGATGGAAGCCCGACTTTTGATCGTCATCGGCTTCCTGGGCGGCTTCACCACCTTTTCGACGTTTACCAATGAGACGATGAATCTGTTGCGCAATGGTGAAGTTCTGGCCGCGCTGGTCAATCTCCATGTTCACTTCGTTTTGGGCCTTGCGGCCGTGTGGTTGGGACGCGTACTGGCATACCTGCTCTGGAGGTAA
- a CDS encoding tetratricopeptide repeat protein produces the protein MSTTRLLSALFAMFLLVTGCGEKLNEEQLYSKARELELRGEFAKAESYYKKLNQQYPQNAKFDEAQTRQALLQKANTLGEDALRNEIKNHESRQEFDSVLLLSQALVKRFPKAEDRDEVLQRIGMLCLNHEQQYQRAVDAFQKLVSDFPQSRHVPQAQFMIGYIYANHIKDLDRARTAYTIFKQKYPDHELVPSVEWELEHLGQDVSELNLFTDSKDNPAADEATSKKSPAGPNAKP, from the coding sequence ATGTCCACGACCAGGCTGCTGAGCGCATTGTTCGCGATGTTTTTGCTCGTCACCGGCTGCGGCGAAAAACTCAATGAAGAACAGCTCTACAGCAAGGCGCGTGAGCTGGAGTTGCGGGGTGAATTTGCCAAGGCCGAAAGCTACTACAAAAAGCTCAATCAGCAGTATCCCCAAAATGCCAAATTTGACGAGGCCCAGACCCGACAGGCCTTGCTGCAGAAGGCCAACACCCTGGGCGAAGACGCCCTGCGCAACGAGATCAAAAACCACGAATCCCGCCAGGAATTTGACAGTGTGCTGCTGCTGTCCCAGGCGCTGGTGAAGCGCTTTCCCAAGGCCGAGGACCGTGACGAGGTGCTGCAACGCATCGGCATGCTCTGTCTCAATCATGAACAGCAGTACCAGCGCGCGGTTGATGCCTTTCAAAAGCTGGTTTCTGATTTTCCCCAAAGCCGGCACGTGCCCCAGGCCCAGTTCATGATCGGTTACATTTACGCCAACCACATCAAGGATCTCGACCGGGCGCGCACCGCCTACACCATCTTCAAGCAGAAATATCCCGATCACGAATTGGTCCCCTCGGTGGAATGGGAATTGGAGCATCTCGGCCAGGATGTGAGTGAGCTCAATCTTTTCACCGATTCCAAGGACAATCCCGCCGCGGACGAGGCGACTTCGAAAAAATCACCGGCCGGTCCAAATGCCAAGCCGTAA